A stretch of the Orcinus orca chromosome 1, mOrcOrc1.1, whole genome shotgun sequence genome encodes the following:
- the ACTL8 gene encoding actin-like protein 8, which yields MAARTIVIDHGSGFLKAGFSGFNEPQMVFPSIVNYIPCRENPGPSYARRRVSLGIDLCRPDTFSYPIHRGRVLNWEGVEHIWSFVLEKHRLENENSPVMVTEFPLKEPADRQKTLEIMFELLDVPSIFLADQLEMSLYASGLLTGVVVDSGYGLTRVQPFHLGCPLRSSAKMLEFAGQDLSAYLFKSLFKEDYNRHNLFQLDTVATTQMTKCYVPQNLGESLDFYQSLPRGSDENNAYQLPDGNRVELTPMQRLAPEMFFSPEVFDLQGPSISQAVLDSIETCDASMHPLLVSHLMACGGNTLYPGFTKRLYRLIADHFSSTKTTMWVGSNRNFSVWLGASVVAHLSTYKSKWMTREEYDESFKM from the exons ATGGCTGCAAGAACCATCGTCATTGACCACGGCTCTGGCTTTCTGAAGGCTGGCTTTTCGGGGTTCAATGAGCCCCAGATGGTCTTCCCGAGCATCGTGAACTACATCCCTTGCAGGGAGAACCCCGGCCCCAGCTACGCCCGGCGGCGCGTGAGCCTAGGCATCGATCTTTGCCGTCCCGACACCTTTAGCTACCCCATCCACCGGGGCCGTGTCCTCAACTGGGAGGGTGTGGAGCACATCTGGTCATTTGTCCTAGAGAAACACAGGCTGGAGAATGAGAACTCCCCTGTGATGGTCACAGAGTTCCCCCTGAAGGAGCCTGCGGACCGTCAGAAGACCCTGGAG ATTATGTTTGAGTTACTGGATGTCCCGTCCATCTTCCTGGCTGACCAGCTGGAGATGTCCCTGTATGCCTCTGGCCTCCTGACCGGCGTGGTGGTAGATTCAGGCTACGGCCTGACCCGCGTGCAGCCTTTCCATCTGGGCTGCCCCTTACGGTCCAGTGCTAAGATGCTGGAGTTTGCAGGCCAGGATCTGTCGGCCTATCTCTTCAAGAGCCTTTTTAAGGAAGATTACAATCGACACAACCTGTTTCAGCTGGATACGGTGGCCACCACTCAGATGACCAAGTGCTACGTGCCGCAGAATCTGGGGGAGTCACTGGACTTTTATCAGAGCCTTCCAAGAGGCTCCGATGAGAATAATGCCTATCAGCTCCCGGATGGCAACCGTGTGGAGCTGACCCCCATGCAGCGGCTGGCTCCTGAGATGTTCTTCAGCCCTGAGGTGTTCGACCTGCAAGGGCCCAGCATCTCCCAGGCCGTCCTGGATTCCATCGAGACCTGCGACGCCTCCATGCACCCGCTGCTCGTCTCCCACCTGATGGCCTGCGGGGGCAACACCCTCTATCCTGGCTTCACCAAGCGTCTGTACAGGCTGATCGCTGATCATTTCTCCTCCACCAAGACCACCATGTGGGTGGGTTCCAACAGGAACTTTAGTGTCTGGCTGGGAGCGTCTGTAGTGGCTCATCTGTCGACTTACAAGTCTAAGTGGATGACCAGAGAGGAGTATGATGAGAGTTTCAAGATGTGA